In Nicotiana tabacum cultivar K326 chromosome 2, ASM71507v2, whole genome shotgun sequence, the following proteins share a genomic window:
- the LOC142166532 gene encoding uncharacterized protein LOC142166532: MEETMQHLFFTSYAARIVWSYFLPSAGIRIEELTFHQAIIKCWNADVIPRIQPIIQEMPPIIVWELRKRRNNYKYEDGVTVSRVIYQVSNTLQSLVKFRKPSLLHVPHKWPDLVTMMEQYLPKLKITKVLWEFPTAGWIKLNTDGVSRGNPGRSVIGFVLRNTEGDMMYVCGKEIPEGTNTEAEAKAMVQALRFCIEHDISLLICTRIL, translated from the coding sequence ATGGAGGAAACAATGCAACACTTATTTTTCACGTCCTATGCTGCTAGAATAGTATGGTCGTATTTTCTGCCAAGTGCAGGAATTAGGATAGAGGAGCTTACATTTCACCAAGCTATAATCAAGTGTTGGAATGCTGATGTAATACCAAGAATACAGCCTATAATTCAGGAAATGCCACCCATTATTGTATGGGAGTTGCGGAAGAGAAGGAACAACTACAAATATGAAGATGGAGTAACTGTGAGTAGGGTCATTTACCAGGTATCTAATACACTCCAATCACTTGTCAAATTTAGGAAGCCTAGCCTACTTCACGTACCTCACAAATGGCCAGATTTAGTTACAATGATGGAACAATATCTTCCTAAGTTGAAGATTACTAAGGTTTTATGGGAGTTCCCAACAGCAGGATGGATTAAATTGAACACTGATGGGGTTTCTAGGGGCAACCCAGGGAGAAGTGTTATTGGCTTTGTTCTGAGGAATACAGAGGGAGATATGATGTATGTGTGTGGTAAAGAAATACCTGAAGGAACTAATACAGAAGCAGAAGCTAAGGCCATGGTTCAGGCTCTTAGATTTTGTATTGAACATGATATATCATTATTGATCTGCACACGGATTCTATGA